A window of Citrus sinensis cultivar Valencia sweet orange chromosome 7, DVS_A1.0, whole genome shotgun sequence contains these coding sequences:
- the LOC102624169 gene encoding uncharacterized protein LOC102624169 isoform X3 translates to MANPGVGNKFVSVNLNKSYGQSYHQHQNNHHHNLSHSGYYGSNRARPAGGGGGGMLVLSRPRSSQKAAVPKLSVPPPLNLPSLRKEHERFDSSGSNGGPAGGGVSGAGQRPGSSGTGWTKPGTAVGSDQKINDKVDQGPHSVDGLSKGNDGVGVYVPPSVRSGTVGPALSSFAPAEKASVLRGEDFPSLQAALPAASGSEKKQKDGFSQKQKQGMSQELGNNEQKDGCRFNAVNDGMSPRLQSGQDVVGSRLRENGGINHDTGSARRSEQVRKQEEYFPGPLPLVRLKPRSDWADDERDTGHGITDRDRDHGFSKSEAYWEGDFDMPRPSVLPHKRAHNVFERWGQRDSETGKVSSSEVARVDPFGRDIRAPSREGREGNMWRASSSLQKDGFGALDIGDNRNGICERPSSLNREANKETKFMSSPFRDTVQDDSGRRDIDYGPGGRQPWNNSVHSFNSQRAERNPWEQYGSEQYNRFRGDAFQRSSASKSSFSSGGRGFPHNDPMHNFSRDKRPLLKREEPYQDDPFMKDFGSSSFDGRDPFSAGLVGVVKKKKDVLKQTDFHDPVRESFEAELERVQKMQEQERQRIIEEQERALELARREEEERLRVAREQEEQRRRLEEETREAVWRAEQEQLEATRKAEEQRIAREEERQRIIMEEERRKHAAKQKLLELEERIAKRQAEAAKSDSNSSDIADEKSSGLAKERDLPKMADVGDWEDGERMVERITTSASSDSSGLHRSFDMSSRNQFARDNSSGFLDRGKPFNSWRRDAFESGNSSTFITQDAENGHYSPRRDSAFGGRAVPRKEFYGGPGIMSSRNYYKAGILEPHMDEFTVSRGQRWNMSGDGDHYGRNIEMESDFHENITERYGDVGWGQGRYRGNVYPPYPDRIYPNPETDVISSFGRSRYSMRHPRVLPPPTLTSMQKPSYRRENERPSPSTFQENEAEYNRLLRSESISLAGLDRSEQHNLAQPEIIDVQPESTENEEQNLERSTTSRCDSQSSLSVSSAPDSPVHLSHDDLDVSGDSPALSATEEDKDAVLSGPVNDTVVLPMDSGNGNMIAPASSISAGDDEEWAVENDERLHEQEEYDEDEDGYQEEDVPEGDDENIELTQEFEGIHLEEKGSPHMIGNLVLGFNEGVEVPMPNDDFERSPQNEDTTLAPQISAGTVVEDQGSLDGLCGNLASVDIPSQLSIGSSSGILQETDKAIQDLVVQQDNTQLSAASELMDHLNANSCSVVSTQHPIPTSVSMALQSSSDQSVMSTVTAGLSQAETPVKLQFGLFSGPSLIPSPFPAIQIGSIQMPLLHPQVGTSLAHMHPSQPPVFQFGQLRYTSPVSQGVLPLAPHSVPYVQPNVPANFSLNQNAGVSQPIQHVQQTSTHKSDTFSLSGDNHLGLVRRHLDQGNALNEASSLPAIGSAQTTSMVQQDGAEISLIDDNKTRRDSVFEADEQGHHNLDMRNFKSLNPKKSSGRLHTEASSFQSNSREKSLTGSKAQGLTSGSRGKRYVVTARNNSFPKSSFVAAEPSRSDAVGFPRRPRRQRTEFRVRENADKRQSTAMAPANHLGVDDNSNSSRRVTGISTRSGYRRVVLSKSSKQINDSESSNSATMNLQERDPGSKVGKGVGNESLMKGQNISHTDEGNLKRTIRSEDDVDASLQSGVVRVFEQPGIEAPSDEDDFIEVRSKRQMLNDRREQKEKEIKAKSRVTKLPKKHHSTSQNAIVLTSSNKISASTCGQGANNVRSDFAANEGRNLTNIEVSTGFNANKVSQPLAPIGTPAAKSDPQADLRSQTNKSLKNSSIPVVSGCGKNLASGFIFDSENKIMDNVQTSMGSWGNSRLNQQVMTFTQTQLDEAMNPGKFDSCVSVKDHTSSVSEPNMPSSSILTKDKSFSSSASPINSLLAGEKIQFGAVTSPTVLPPSTRAVSHGIGPPGPCRSDIQISHNLSTPENDCAIFFDKEKNTSESCVNLEDCEAEAEAAASAIAVAAISSDEVVGNGLGTGSVSASETKNFGGAETDGIRAAGGDADQQSASQSRAEESLSVALPADLSVETPPISLWPPLPSPPSSNQMISHFPGGLPSHFPLYEMNPVLGGPIFTFGPHEESVPAQSQTQKTASTPGSSSLGTWQQCHSGVDSFYGPPAGYTGPFISPTGGIPGVQGPPHMVVYNHFAPVGQFGQVGLSFMGTYIPSAKQPDWKRNPASSAMGGGEGDVNNLNMVAAQRNPTNLPAPIQHLAPGSPLLPLASPLAMFDVSPFQPPSDMSVQARWSHVPAPPLQSVPMSMPLQRPTDGVLPSQFNHGTSADQSSASNRFPESRNSTPSDSSQNFHAATDATVTQLPEELGLVHASSSTCAGASTQSSVVKSLSVSTAADAGKTDTVQNGSSVGQNTSSTFKPQPSQQKNTSSQQYNNLSGYNYQRGSGVSQKNSSGGEWSHRRMGFHGRNQSFGAEKGFSPSKMKQIYVAKQTPSGTSTAPQ, encoded by the exons ATGGCCAATCCTGGAGTCGGGAACAAGTTCGTGTCTGTTAATCTGAACAAATCATATGGGCAATCTTATCATCAACAtcaaaataatcatcatcataactTATCTCATTCCGGTTATTACGGGTCGAATCGGGCCCGTCCTGCTGGTGGCGGAGGAGGAGGAATGTTGGTCCTGTCACGGCCCCGAAGTTCGCAGAAAGCTGCTGTGCCTAAGCTTTCTGTTCCACCCCCCTTGAATCTGCCCTCATTGCGCAAGGAGCACGAGAGATTTGATTCATCGGGATCCAATGGTGGGCCTGCTGGCGGAGGGGTTTCAGGTGCTGGGCAGAGGCCAGGTTCCTCGGGCACTGGCTGGACTAAGCCTGGCACAGCTGTTGGTAGTGATcagaaaattaatgataagGTTGATCAGGGTCCGCATAGTGTTGATGGATTGAGTAAGGGGAATGATGGGGTTGGTGTGTATGTGCCACCTTCAGTGCGGTCTGGTACAGTTGGGCCTGCATTATCTAGTTTCGCTCCTGCAGAGAAGGCAAGTGTTTTGAGGGGTGAAGATTTTCCCTCTTTGCAGGCTGCGTTGCCAGCTGCATCTGGGTCGGAGAAGAAACAGAAGGATGGTTTTAGTCAGAAACAGAAACAAGGCATGAGCCAGGAGTTGGGTAATAATGAGCAGAAGGATGGTTGTCGATTTAATGCTGTTAATGATGGCATGAGTCCTCGTTTGCAATCTGGACAGGATGTTGTTGGTAGTAGGTTGCGAGAGAATGGTGGTATAAATCATGATACGGGTAGTGCACGGAGATCAGAGCAAGTGAGGAAGCAAGAGGAATACTTTCCTGGGCCACTGCCATTGGTTAGGTTGAAACCACGATCTGATTGGGCTGATGATGAACGGGATACAGGTCATGGCATTACAGACCGGGACAGAGATCATGGATTCTCAAAGAGTGAAGCTTACTGGGAAGGAGATTTTGATATGCCTAGGCCCAGTGTTTTGCCACACAAACGAGCTCATAATGTTTTTGAGAGGTGGGGACAGCGTGACAGTGAAACTGGAAAAGTTTCTTCCAGTGAAGTCGCCAGAGTAGACCCTTTTGGCAGAGATATTAGAGCGCCTAGTAGAGAAGGACGAGAGGGAAACATGTGGAGAGCATCTTCCTCTCTTCAAAAAGATGGATTTGGTGCCTTAGATATTGGAGACAACAGAAATGGTATTTGTGAACGGCCATCTAGTCTGAATAGAGAAGCAAACAAGGAGACTAAGTTCATGTCATCGCCATTTCGAGACACGGTGCAGGATGACTCTGGAAGGAGGGATATAGACTATGGGCCGGGTGGGAGACAGCCTTGGAACAACTCAGTGCACTCATTTAATAGTCAAAGGGCAGAAAGAAATCCATGGGAACAGTATGGCAGTGAACAATACAACAGATTTAGGGGTGATGCTTTCCAGAGAAGTTCGGCgtcaaaatcatcattttcctCTGGTGGCAGAGGGTTTCCACACAATGATCCCATGCACAATTTTAGTAGGGACAAACGTCCATTATTGAAGAGAGAAGAACCTTATCAAGATGACCCTTTCATGAAGGACTTTGGAAGTTCTAGTTTTGATGGACGGGATCCCTTTTCTGCTGGTCTTGTTGGGGtggttaaaaagaaaaaagatgtgCTTAAACAGACTGATTTCCATGATCCTGTTAGGGAATCTTTTGAGGCCGAACTTGAGAGAGTCCAGAAGATGCAGGAGCAGGAGCGGCAGCGAATCATTGAAGAACAGGAAAGAGCTTTGGAGCTAGCTCGACGGGAGGAAGAGGAGAGACTGAGAGTGGCTAGGGAACAAGAAGAACAAAGGAGAAGGTTAGAAGAAGAAACCAGAGAAGCTGTGTGGAGGGCTGAACAAGAGCAATTGGAAGCCACACGCAAGGCTGAAGAACAGAGGATTGCAAGAGAAGAGGAGAGGCAGAGGATTATTATGGAGGAGGAGAGGAGGAAACATGCTGCTAAGCAAAAGCTTCTAGAATTGGAGGAAAGAATTGCCAAGAGGCAGGCTGAAGCAGCCAAGAGTGACAGTAATTCTTCTGACATTGCAGATGAGAAATCGTCTGGGTTGGCAAAAGAAAGAGATCTTCCCAAAATGGCAGATGTGGGTGATTGGGAAGATGGTGAAAGGATGGTGGAGAGAATAACAACTTCAGCTTCTTCTGATTCCTCTGGTCTTCATAGATCCTTTGACATGAGCTCTAGGAATCAATTTGCTAGAGATAATTCATCTGGGTTTTTGGATAGGGGCAAACCTTTTAATTCATGGAGACGGGATGCATTTGAGAGTGGGAACAGCTCAACCTTCATTACACAAGATGCAGAAAATGGCCACTATAGTCCCAGACGAGATTCAGCTTTTGGAGGAAGAGCTGTTCCTAGGAAAGAGTTTTACGGAGGACCTGGGATTATGTCTTCAAGGAATTATTATAAAGCCGGGATTCTAGAGCCACACATGGATGAATTTACTGTTTCAAGAGGTCAGAGATGGAATATGTCTGGAGATGGAGATCATTATGGCAGAAACATTGAGATGGAATCTGATTTTCATGAGAATATCACTGAAAGATATGGTGATGTTGGTTGGGGGCAGGGTCGTTATCGTGGCAATGTTTATCCTCCATACCCTGATCGAATATATCCAAATCCCGAGACAGATGTGATTTCTTCATTTGGGAGGTCTCGGTATTCCATGAGGCACCCTCGTGTGCTTCCTCCTCCAACTCTGACTTCAATGCAAAAACCTTCCTATAGACGTGAGAATGAGCGTCCTAGTCCTTCAACTTTCCAAGAAAATGAGGCGGAGTACAATCGATTGTTAAGAAGTGAATCTATCAGCCTGGCAGGTTTAGATAGAAGTGAACAGCACAATCTTGCTCAGCCTGAAATAATTGATGTCCAGCCCGAGAGTACTGAAAATGAGGAACAGAATTTGGAAAGAAGCACAACATCCAGATGTGATTCACAGTCCTCACTTTCTGTTTCTAGCGCGCCTGATTCGCCAGTTCATCTATCTCATGATGATTTGGATGTATCTGGAGACTCACCTGCATTATCTGCTACAGAAGAGGATAAAGATGCAGTATTGTCAGGACCAGTTAATGATACCGTCGTCTTGCCCATGGATTCTGGGAATGGGAATATGATCGCTCCAGCAAGTTCAATTTCTGCAGGTGATGATGAAGAATGGGCTGTTGAGAATGATGAACGGTTGCATGAGCAAGAAGAATATGATGAGGATGAAGACGGATATCAAGAAGAAGATGTTCCTGAAGGAGATGATGAGAACATTGAATTGACGCAGGAGTTTGAAGGTATTCATCTAGAGGAGAAAGGCTCGCCGCACATGATAGGCAACTTGGTCTTAGGCTTCAATGAGGGTGTCGAGGTTCCAATgccaaatgatgattttgaaaGAAGTCCACAAAATGAAGATACCACATTAGCACCCCAGATTTCTGCTGGTACGGTAGTAGAAGATCAAGGATCTTTAGATGGGTTGTGTGGAAATCTTGCTTCTGTGGACATTCCTTCCCAATTGAGTATTGGTAGTTCTTCTGGAATCTTGCAGGAGACTGATAAGGCAATTCAGGATTTGGTTGTACAGCAAGACAACACTCAATTGTCAGCAGCATCTGAGCTAATGGATCATTTGAATGCTAACAGTTGTTCTGTTGTTTCTACTCAGCATCCAATCCCAACTTCTGTTAGTATGGCCTTACAGTCATCATCTGATCAGAGTGTCATGTCCACAGTTACCGCTGGTCTGAGTCAGGCTGAGACACCTGTTAAGTTGCAGTTTGGGCTGTTTTCTGGTCCTTCTCTAATACCATCTCCGTTTCCAGCCATACAGATTGGTTCTATACAGATGCCGCTTTTACATCCACAAGTGGGTACATCCCTTGCCCATATGCACCCATCGCAACCTCCAGTTTTCCAGTTTGGTCAGCTAAGATATACATCTCCTGTTTCCCAGGGAGTGCTCCCGTTGGCTCCTCATTCAGTGCCTTATGTTCAACCTAATGTTCCAGCCAACTTTTCGTTGAATCAGAATGCAGGAGTCTCTCAGCCCATTCAACATGTTCAACAAACTTCTACTCATAAAAGTGACACATTTTCTCTTTCGGGAGATAACCATCTAGGCCTCGTTCGTAGGCACCTGGATCAAGGGAATGCATTAAATGAGGCATCTTCACTGCCAGCAATTGGCAGTGCACAAACTACCTCTATGGTACAGCAGGATGGAGCTGAGATTTCTCTCATTGATGATAACAAAACAAGGCGTGATTCAGTTTTCGAAGCAGATGAGCAGGGTCACCATAATTTAGATATGAGGAACTTCAAATCTTTGAACCCTAAAAAATCATCAGGTCGCCTTCACACCGAAGCGTCATCTTTTCAGTCCAATTCCAGAGAGAAAAGCTTAACTGGGTCAAAGGCTCAAGGTTTAACATCTGGTAGCCGAGGTAAAAGATATGTTGTTACAGCCAGGAATAATTCTTTTCCAAAGTCATCATTTGTGGCAGCTGAACCCTCTCGTTCAGATGCTGTTGGATTTCCAAGGAGGCCTCGGCGCCAGCGAACTGAGTTTCGGGTTCGGGAAAATGCTGATAAGCGGCAATCTACTGCTATGGCTCCAGCTAACCATCTTGGGGTGGATGATAATTCAAATAGTAGTAGAAGGGTTACTGGAATTTCTACCCGCAGTGGGTATAGGAGAGTTGTGTTGAGTAAATCATCGAAACAGATCAATGACTCGGAATCCTCGAATTCAGCCACAATGAATTTACAGGAGAGAGATCCTGGGAGCAAGGTTGGAAAGGGAGTTGGAAACGAATCATTGATGAAGGGTCAGAACATTTCACACACTGATGAGGGAAACCTTAAAAGGACCATTCGCTCTGAAGATGATGTTGATGCTTCCTTACAAAGCGGTGTTGTGCGTGTATTTGAGCAGCCTGGCATAGAAGCCCCAAGTGATGAAGATGACTTCATTGAGGTGAGGTCGAAGAGGCAGATGCTGAATGATCGGCGTGAACAGAAGGAAAAAGAGATTAAGGCAAAGTCTCGGGTTACAAAG CTGCCAAAGAAACATCATTCTACTTCACAAAATGCTATTGTCTTAACTagctcaaataaaatatctgcTTCAACGTGTGGACAAGGTGCAAATAATGTCCGCTCTGATTTTGCTGCCAATGAGGGAAGAAATTTGACAAACATTGAAGTGTCAACAGGATTTAATGCAAACAAAGTGTCTCAACCCTTGGCTCCTATCGGCACTCCCGCTGCGAAATCTGACCCTCAGGCTGATTTAAGATCCCAGACAAACAA GTCCCTCAAAAACAGCTCCATTCCAGTCGTATCTGGCTGTGGAAAGAATCTTGCATCAGGCTTCATTTTTGACAGCGAGAATAAGATCATGGATAATGTTCAAACATCTATGGGCTCTTGGGGTAATTCGCGGCTTAATCAGCAG GTCATGACGTTTACGCAGACCCAGCTTGACGAGGCTATGAATCCTGGGAAATTTGATTCATGTGTTTCTGTTAAAGATCATACTAGCTCAGTCAGTGAACCCAACATGCCATCATCATCCATCTTGACAAAGGACAAGTCATTTTCTTCCTCTGCAAGCCCAATCAACTCTTTGCTTGCTGGAGAGAAAATTCAATTTG GTGCAGTTACATCTCCAACGGTTCTTCCTCCCAGCACCCGTGCTGTTTCACATGGGATTGGTCCTCCTGGTCCATGTCGATCAGACATCCAAATTTCCCACAATCTTTCAACGCCTGAGAATGACTGCGCAATTTTCTTtgataaagagaaaaacactAGTGAATCTTGTGTCAATCTGGAGGATTGCGAAGCTGAAGCTGAAGCTGCTGCATCTGCTATTGCTGTTGCAGCCATAAGCAGCGACGAGGTTGTTGGAAATGGGCTGGGCACTGGCTCTGTCTCTGCATCAGAAACCAAAAATTTTGGAGGTGCAGAAACTGATGGTATAAGAGCAG CAGGTGGAGATGCTGATCAGCAATCAGCAAGTCAATCAAGGGCTGAAGAGTCATTAAGTGTAGCCTTACCAGCAGATCTTTCTGTTGAGACCCCTCCAATTTCCTTATGGCCACCTTTACCAAGCCCACCTTCATCGAACCAGATGATCTCGCATTTCCCGGGAGGCCTACCATCCCATTTTCCCCTATATGAGATGAATCCTGTGTTGGGGGGTCCTATCTTCACTTTTGGACCGCATGAAGAATCTGTTCCTGCTCAATCACAGACCCAGAAGACTGCTAGTACACCAGGTTCAAGCTCACTCGGGACATGGCAACAGTGCCATTCTGGTGTGGATTCATTCTATGGCCCCCCAGCAGGATATACTGGGCCTTTTATCAGCCCAACGGGGGGCATCCCTGGGGTTCAAGGCCCACCACATATGGTTGTCTATAATCATTTTGCACCAGTTGGCCAGTTCGGACAAGTTGGCTTGAGTTTCATGGGTACATATATTCCATCTGCAAAGCAACCTGATTGGAAGCGCAATCCTGCTTCTTCTGCTATGGGTGGTGGTGAAGGAGACGTGAACAATTTGAATATGGTTGCTGCCCAGCGTAATCCTACCAACTTGCCTGCTCCAATCCAGCATCTTGCCCCAGGCTCACCACTCCTGCCCTTGGCTTCCCCTCTGGCGATGTTTGATGTTTCTCCATTCCAG CCCCCATCTGATATGTCAGTTCAAGCTCGCTGGTCGCATGTTCCTGCACCGCCACTTCAGTCTGTTCCTATGTCAATGCCATTGCAGCGACCGACAGATGGAGTACTTCCTTCTCAGTTTAACCATGGGACTTCTGCGGATCAATCATCAGCTTCCAACAGGTTTCCTGAGTCCCGAAATTCAACACCCTCTGACAGTAGCCAGAATTTCCATGCAGCGACAGATGCGACTGTCACTCAGTTGCCAGAGGAATTAGGGTTGGTTCATGCATCAAGCTCCACTTGCGCTGGGGCTTCAACACAAAGTAGTGTTGTTAAGAGCTTGTCAGTAAGCACTGCAGCAGATGCTGGCAAGACTGATACTGTTCAAAATGGCAGTAGTGTTGGCCAAAACACTAGTTCGACTTTTAAACCGCAGCCTTCGCAGCAGAAGAATACATCTTCCCAGCAGTACAATAATTTGTCAGGTTATAATTATCAGAGAGGAAGTGGGGTGTCGCAGAAGAATAGTTCTGGGGGTGAATGGTCCCATCGAAGGATGGGGTTCCATGGGCGAAATCAGTCTTTTGGTGCGGAGAAAGGCTTCTCTCCTTCAAAAATGAAGCAGATATATGTGGCAAAACAGACCCCCAGTGGGACATCAACAGCACCGCAGTGA